From Pseudomonas poae, the proteins below share one genomic window:
- a CDS encoding type II toxin-antitoxin system RatA family toxin yields the protein MTTHIQRSALLPYPAQALYDLVNDVARYPEFLPWCSTAEVLENSDEHMVASVGVAKGGLSQHFVTRNVLVPGQSIEMNLQEGPFTQLHGVWVFKALTDKACKISLDLSFDYAGPIVRATLGPLFNQAANTLVDAFCQRAKQLHG from the coding sequence ATGACGACGCATATTCAACGTTCGGCGCTGCTGCCCTATCCGGCGCAGGCGCTTTATGACCTGGTCAACGACGTGGCGCGTTACCCGGAGTTCTTGCCGTGGTGCTCGACCGCCGAGGTGCTGGAAAACAGTGATGAGCATATGGTTGCCAGTGTCGGGGTGGCGAAGGGCGGCCTTAGCCAGCACTTTGTTACGCGCAATGTGCTGGTGCCGGGTCAATCCATCGAAATGAATCTGCAGGAAGGGCCGTTCACGCAACTGCATGGTGTGTGGGTCTTCAAGGCGCTGACCGACAAGGCTTGCAAGATCAGCCTGGATCTTTCGTTTGATTATGCGGGGCCGATTGTGCGGGCGACGTTGGGTCCGTTGTTCAATCAGGCGGCCAATACCTTGGTGGATGCGTTCTGCCAGCGCGCCAAGCAGCTGCATGGTTGA
- a CDS encoding FCD domain-containing protein, whose product MGFDQVRQRRLSDDIVEQLEGMILEGTLKSGERLPAERALAEQFGVSRPSLREAIQKLAAKGLLVSRQGGGNYVAESLGSTFSDPLLHLLENNPEAQRDLLEFRQTLEASCAYYAALRATEVDRERLTAAFQALQDCYTRADDVSRMEEGAADARFHLAIAEASHNAVLLHTIRGLFDLLKRNVVTNIGGMYQQRTETRDMLISQHRDLYLAIIEGRAEQAREVSTRHLLYVQEVLEEVRQEVQRVARAERRKGT is encoded by the coding sequence ATGGGGTTTGATCAGGTGCGTCAGCGCCGTTTGTCTGACGATATTGTCGAGCAGCTTGAGGGCATGATCCTTGAGGGCACGCTGAAGTCGGGCGAGCGCTTGCCGGCCGAACGCGCTTTGGCTGAGCAGTTTGGCGTGTCGCGTCCGTCGCTGCGGGAGGCAATCCAGAAACTGGCGGCCAAGGGCTTGCTGGTGAGTCGTCAGGGCGGTGGCAATTATGTCGCGGAGTCGCTTGGCTCGACGTTCAGCGATCCATTGTTGCATCTATTGGAAAACAACCCCGAAGCTCAGCGTGATCTGCTGGAGTTTCGTCAAACCCTTGAAGCCTCGTGTGCCTACTACGCCGCCTTGCGCGCCACCGAGGTTGACCGTGAGCGGCTGACGGCTGCATTCCAGGCGCTGCAGGATTGCTACACCCGCGCCGATGACGTGAGCCGAATGGAAGAGGGCGCAGCGGATGCAAGGTTTCACCTGGCGATTGCCGAGGCCAGCCACAACGCTGTGTTGTTGCACACCATTCGAGGCTTGTTCGACTTGCTCAAGCGTAATGTGGTGACCAACATTGGCGGTATGTATCAGCAGCGCACGGAAACCCGCGACATGCTGATCAGTCAGCACCGGGATTTGTACCTGGCAATTATCGAAGGGCGAGCCGAGCAGGCGCGAGAGGTTTCAACGCGTCATCTGCTGTACGTGCAGGAAGTGTTGGAGGAGGTGCGTCAGGAGGTCCAGCGCGTGGCGCGTGCGGAGCGGCGTAAGGGGACGTAG
- a CDS encoding lactate permease LctP family transporter, translated as MQTWQQLYSPLGSLGLSALAAVIPIVFFFLALAVFRLKGHVAGSITLALSILVAIFAFQMPVDMALAAAGYGFAYGLWPIAWIIVAAVFLYKLTVKSGQFEIIRSSVLSITDDQRLQVLLIGFCFGAFLEGAAGFGAPVAITAALLVGLGFNPLYAAGLCLIANTAPVAFGALGIPIIVAGQVTGIDAFKIGAMTGRQLPLLSLFVPFWLVFMMDGLRGVRETWPAALVAGLSFAITQYFTSNFIGPELPDITSALASLIALTLFLKVWQPKRTAGAQIAGATSSAAVTASVGGFGQPRSTVASPYSLGQIFKAWSPFLILTVLVTIWTLKPFKAMFAAGGSMYSWVFNFAIPHLDQLVIKVAPIVTNPTAIPAVFKLDPISATGTAIFFSALVSMLVLKINVKTGLTTLKETFYELRWPILSIGMVLAFAFVTNYSGMSSTMALVLAGTGAAFPFFSPFLGWLGVFLTGSDTSSNALFSSLQATTAHQIGVNDTLLVAANTSGGVTGKMISPQSIAVACAATGLVGKESDLFRFTLKHSLFFATIVGLITLAQAYWFTGMLVH; from the coding sequence ATGCAAACCTGGCAACAGCTCTACAGCCCGCTCGGCAGCCTCGGTCTGTCCGCACTGGCCGCCGTCATCCCGATCGTATTCTTCTTCCTGGCCCTGGCCGTGTTTCGCCTCAAAGGCCACGTTGCCGGGAGCATCACCCTTGCGCTTTCGATTCTGGTCGCGATCTTCGCCTTCCAGATGCCGGTAGACATGGCGCTGGCCGCTGCGGGTTATGGCTTTGCCTATGGCCTGTGGCCCATCGCCTGGATCATCGTCGCGGCAGTCTTCCTCTACAAGCTGACGGTCAAAAGCGGCCAGTTCGAGATCATCCGCAGCTCGGTCCTGTCGATTACCGACGACCAGCGCCTGCAAGTCCTGCTGATCGGCTTTTGCTTCGGCGCCTTCCTGGAAGGTGCGGCCGGTTTCGGCGCCCCCGTGGCGATTACCGCCGCGCTGCTGGTAGGCCTGGGTTTCAACCCGCTGTACGCCGCCGGCCTGTGCCTGATTGCCAACACCGCACCCGTAGCCTTCGGCGCACTGGGCATCCCGATCATCGTTGCCGGCCAGGTAACCGGCATTGACGCGTTCAAGATCGGCGCCATGACCGGCCGTCAGTTGCCCCTGCTGTCGCTGTTCGTGCCGTTCTGGCTGGTGTTCATGATGGACGGCCTGCGCGGCGTGCGCGAAACCTGGCCGGCCGCACTGGTCGCTGGCTTGAGCTTTGCCATCACCCAATACTTCACCTCAAACTTCATCGGCCCGGAACTGCCGGACATCACTTCCGCCCTGGCCAGCCTGATCGCCCTGACCCTGTTCCTCAAAGTCTGGCAACCCAAGCGCACCGCCGGCGCGCAGATTGCCGGCGCCACCTCCAGCGCTGCGGTCACTGCCAGTGTCGGCGGCTTTGGTCAGCCGCGCAGCACCGTAGCGTCGCCTTATAGCCTGGGGCAGATTTTCAAAGCCTGGTCGCCGTTTCTGATCCTCACCGTGCTGGTCACTATTTGGACCCTCAAACCGTTCAAGGCCATGTTTGCCGCCGGCGGTTCGATGTACAGCTGGGTGTTCAACTTCGCGATCCCGCACCTGGATCAACTGGTGATCAAGGTGGCACCGATCGTCACCAACCCCACCGCGATCCCCGCCGTGTTCAAGCTGGACCCGATTTCGGCGACCGGCACCGCGATTTTCTTCTCGGCGCTGGTTTCGATGCTGGTGCTGAAGATCAACGTCAAAACTGGTCTTACCACTTTAAAAGAGACCTTCTACGAACTGCGCTGGCCGATCCTGTCCATCGGCATGGTGCTGGCGTTCGCGTTTGTCACCAACTACTCCGGGATGTCATCGACCATGGCGCTGGTGCTGGCTGGCACCGGTGCTGCCTTCCCGTTCTTCTCGCCATTCCTCGGCTGGCTGGGGGTATTTCTGACCGGCTCCGATACTTCGTCCAACGCCCTGTTCAGCTCATTGCAAGCCACCACCGCCCACCAGATCGGCGTCAACGACACCTTGCTGGTCGCGGCGAACACCAGCGGCGGCGTAACTGGCAAGATGATCTCACCGCAATCGATCGCCGTAGCGTGCGCGGCCACTGGCCTGGTGGGCAAGGAGTCCGACCTGTTCCGCTTCACCCTCAAGCACAGCCTGTTCTTTGCCACGATCGTCGGGCTGATCACCCTGGCCCAAGCCTATTGGTTCACCGGTATGCTGGTGCACTGA
- a CDS encoding restriction endonuclease yields MWKFSGNIQYTCDCCSYSDSISIEDFDIECVGGSERGMGQENIYEVSYEFDCIKCEDAIFLSFEVSEYPEGLLNFVINNSKGVETLGEPCIEHLREIYSAEDLLLFYESIQELVIALQMSPVLVREITAREFEEVVTEIFRAKGFEVDLTQRAADGGKDIIAIHTDSLGIRNKYFIECKRYAEDNKIGVALVRALQGVKNTKDGPNKTILVTTSTFTSGAKKFVEHETSSKWDVTLADYDVLVRWLNDYKEV; encoded by the coding sequence ATGTGGAAGTTTTCTGGAAATATTCAATATACCTGCGATTGCTGTAGTTACAGTGATTCGATATCAATTGAGGACTTTGATATTGAATGTGTCGGCGGATCAGAAAGAGGCATGGGTCAAGAAAATATTTATGAGGTTTCTTATGAGTTCGATTGCATAAAATGCGAAGATGCGATCTTCCTGAGTTTTGAAGTTTCAGAATATCCTGAAGGTCTATTAAATTTCGTCATCAATAACTCAAAAGGTGTAGAAACACTTGGTGAGCCTTGCATCGAGCATCTTAGGGAAATATACAGCGCGGAGGATCTGCTACTATTTTACGAGTCAATACAAGAACTAGTAATCGCATTACAAATGAGTCCGGTTCTGGTGCGAGAAATCACAGCGAGAGAGTTCGAAGAGGTCGTAACTGAAATTTTCAGAGCAAAGGGATTTGAGGTCGATTTAACTCAGAGAGCCGCCGATGGAGGTAAAGATATAATTGCAATACATACGGACTCACTTGGCATTCGAAATAAATACTTCATTGAGTGCAAGCGCTATGCAGAGGATAATAAAATTGGCGTAGCATTGGTAAGAGCGCTGCAAGGAGTGAAAAATACAAAAGATGGACCGAATAAAACAATTTTAGTTACAACTTCTACATTTACATCTGGAGCCAAAAAATTTGTCGAACATGAAACGTCAAGCAAATGGGATGTGACTTTGGCGGATTATGACGTATTAGTTCGATGGCTGAATGATTACAAAGAGGTATAG
- a CDS encoding outer membrane protein assembly factor BamE produces MQNTKLLLTSFTFVGLLALAGCSFPGVYKIDIQQGNVVTQDMIDQLRPGMTRRQVRFIMGNPLLTDTFHADRWDYLYSLQPGGGERQQERVSVVFNGNDQLVSLSGDFMPGVSRDEALLGKDNGTNVTAPAQDAEKPKSEVPAKPGSLLDKIQKDVDGVETVPVPTPQPLDTSPQ; encoded by the coding sequence ATGCAAAACACCAAGCTCTTGCTAACCAGTTTCACCTTTGTGGGACTGCTCGCACTCGCCGGTTGTTCATTCCCCGGGGTTTACAAAATCGACATCCAGCAGGGCAATGTCGTCACGCAGGACATGATAGACCAGTTACGCCCGGGAATGACCCGACGGCAAGTACGGTTTATCATGGGCAACCCTCTGCTGACCGACACTTTCCATGCCGATCGCTGGGATTATCTCTACAGCCTGCAGCCTGGTGGCGGTGAACGCCAACAGGAACGTGTCAGCGTCGTTTTCAACGGCAATGACCAGCTCGTCAGCCTGTCCGGTGACTTCATGCCCGGCGTAAGCCGCGATGAAGCCCTGCTCGGCAAGGACAACGGCACCAACGTGACTGCGCCTGCGCAGGACGCCGAGAAGCCGAAGTCCGAAGTACCGGCCAAGCCAGGCTCCTTGCTCGACAAGATCCAGAAGGACGTCGACGGCGTAGAAACCGTACCCGTCCCGACGCCACAGCCTCTGGACACCAGCCCGCAGTAA
- a CDS encoding RnfH family protein, translated as MVDIEVVYAAEDRQVLLGVTVPAGTSLRAAVQASGIAAQFPGLDLADCPLGIFGKVVADPEARAAQAGDRIEIYRPLLADPKEVRRLRAAKAALVKQQNS; from the coding sequence ATGGTTGATATAGAAGTGGTGTATGCCGCTGAAGACCGTCAGGTGCTGTTGGGGGTGACGGTGCCGGCGGGCACCAGCTTGCGAGCGGCGGTGCAGGCTAGCGGGATTGCGGCGCAGTTCCCGGGGCTGGACCTGGCTGATTGCCCCTTGGGGATATTCGGTAAGGTGGTTGCGGACCCCGAGGCGCGTGCAGCGCAGGCGGGTGATCGTATTGAGATTTACCGGCCCCTGCTGGCAGATCCTAAAGAGGTGCGCAGGTTGCGTGCGGCCAAGGCGGCCCTGGTCAAACAGCAGAATTCCTAG
- a CDS encoding FAD-binding and (Fe-S)-binding domain-containing protein codes for MSLPAAFLSNVAQLIPKDRRFDDPLSTLAFGTDASFYRLIPQLVVRVESEDEVVTLLQLAQRDHVPVTFRAAGTSLSGQAISDSVLIVLGDNWNGREIRGQGTQIRLQPGVIGAQANAWLAPFGRKIGPDPASINACKIGGIVANNASGMCCGTAQNTYHTLAGIRLVLADGSRLDTEDAASVATFRNQHGALLERLATLGRETRANAELAAKIRHKYRLKNTTGLSLNALVDFDEPLDILSHLLVGSEGTLGFISAVTYDTVVDHPNKASALIVFPDVETCCNAVTVLKTQPVSAVELLDRRSMRSVQDKPGMPAFVQHLSENACALLIESRAASPSLLHEQLALIMASLAAFPVEKQVDFTEDPLENARLWAIRKDTFPAVGAVRKTGTTVIIEDVTFPVEQLAIGVNRLIELFDKHHYDEAILFGHALEGNLHFVFTQGFNSAQEVARYQAFMDDVAQLVAVEFGGSLKAEHGTGRNMAPFVELEWGSDAYQLMWQLKRLLDPNGILNPDVVLSDDPQIHLKHLKPLPAADELVDKCIECGFCEPVCPSKGLTLSPRQRIVIWRDIQAKKRAGVDTTELEAAFHYQGIETCAATGLCAQRCPVGINTGDLVKKLRSRDADRTKTAEWLASHFATALQGARFTLHVANGARMLLGAPRLSKLSAALTKLSKGQIPQWTSAMPQPEKAIRFSPAVTDQRPRVVYLAACVSRAMGPAAGDKEQMSLYDKTRGLLEKAGYQVVFPDNQDSLCCGQPFASKGYAEQAEHKRQELIGALLHASRGGLDPIYCDTSPCTLRLVQDLGETRLDLYDPVRFIRTHLMDRLDFTPQEAPIAVHVTCSTQHLGESQALIDLARRCSNTVVIPEGIHCCGFAGDKGFTTPELNAHSLRSLKDAVQYCSEGISTSRTCEIGLSQHGGIDYHGLVYLVDRVTQARVH; via the coding sequence ATGAGCCTGCCTGCTGCTTTTCTAAGCAACGTCGCACAACTGATCCCGAAAGATCGTCGCTTCGACGATCCACTTTCCACCCTTGCCTTCGGCACCGACGCCAGCTTTTACCGACTGATCCCACAGCTGGTGGTCCGCGTGGAATCGGAGGACGAAGTGGTGACGCTGCTGCAACTGGCCCAGCGCGACCACGTGCCGGTGACCTTCCGCGCAGCCGGCACAAGCTTGTCCGGGCAAGCCATCAGCGATTCGGTGCTGATCGTGCTGGGCGACAACTGGAACGGCCGCGAGATTCGCGGGCAAGGCACGCAGATCCGCCTGCAACCGGGCGTGATCGGCGCACAAGCCAATGCGTGGCTGGCGCCGTTCGGGCGCAAGATCGGGCCGGACCCGGCGTCGATCAATGCCTGCAAGATCGGCGGCATCGTCGCCAACAACGCCAGCGGTATGTGCTGCGGCACAGCGCAGAACACCTACCACACTCTGGCCGGCATTCGCCTAGTGCTGGCCGACGGTAGCCGCTTGGACACCGAGGACGCTGCCAGCGTCGCGACGTTTCGTAACCAGCACGGCGCACTACTTGAGCGCCTGGCGACATTGGGCCGCGAGACGCGGGCAAATGCCGAACTGGCGGCAAAAATCCGCCACAAATACCGTCTGAAAAATACCACCGGCCTGTCACTCAATGCCCTGGTGGATTTTGATGAGCCGCTGGATATCCTCAGCCACCTGCTGGTGGGCTCCGAAGGCACTCTGGGCTTTATCAGCGCCGTGACCTACGACACCGTGGTCGACCACCCGAACAAAGCCTCGGCACTGATTGTGTTCCCGGATGTGGAAACCTGCTGCAACGCGGTGACCGTACTAAAAACCCAACCAGTCTCGGCCGTTGAGCTGCTGGACCGCCGTAGCATGCGCTCGGTGCAGGACAAACCCGGCATGCCCGCCTTCGTACAGCACTTGTCGGAAAATGCCTGCGCGCTACTGATCGAATCCCGCGCCGCGTCGCCATCATTACTGCATGAGCAACTGGCGCTGATCATGGCGTCCCTGGCCGCTTTCCCGGTGGAGAAACAAGTCGATTTCACCGAGGACCCGCTGGAAAACGCCCGCCTGTGGGCGATTCGCAAAGACACCTTCCCTGCCGTCGGCGCCGTACGCAAAACCGGCACCACGGTCATCATCGAAGACGTGACCTTCCCGGTCGAGCAACTGGCCATCGGCGTGAACCGTTTGATCGAGCTATTCGACAAACATCACTACGACGAAGCCATCCTTTTCGGACACGCCCTGGAAGGCAATCTGCACTTTGTGTTCACCCAAGGCTTCAACAGTGCGCAAGAAGTCGCACGCTACCAAGCGTTCATGGATGACGTTGCGCAACTGGTGGCCGTGGAATTTGGCGGCTCGCTGAAAGCCGAACACGGCACTGGCCGCAACATGGCGCCTTTTGTCGAGCTGGAATGGGGCAGCGATGCCTATCAGTTGATGTGGCAGCTCAAGCGCCTGCTGGACCCCAACGGTATTCTCAACCCCGACGTGGTGCTCAGTGACGACCCGCAAATCCACCTCAAGCACCTCAAACCGCTGCCTGCCGCCGACGAGCTTGTGGATAAGTGCATCGAGTGCGGGTTTTGCGAGCCAGTGTGCCCTTCAAAAGGTCTGACCCTGAGCCCGCGCCAACGCATCGTGATCTGGCGCGATATCCAGGCGAAAAAGCGTGCTGGCGTCGACACCACCGAACTGGAAGCCGCCTTCCACTATCAAGGTATCGAAACCTGCGCCGCCACTGGCCTGTGCGCTCAGCGCTGCCCTGTGGGAATCAATACCGGCGACCTGGTGAAAAAACTGCGCAGCCGCGACGCCGACCGTACGAAAACCGCTGAATGGCTCGCCAGCCATTTCGCCACCGCTCTGCAAGGTGCACGTTTCACCCTGCATGTCGCCAACGGTGCGCGCATGCTGTTAGGCGCGCCACGCCTGTCCAAGCTCTCGGCCGCGCTGACCAAATTGTCCAAAGGGCAAATTCCGCAGTGGACCAGCGCCATGCCGCAACCGGAAAAAGCCATTCGCTTCAGCCCGGCGGTGACCGACCAGCGACCCCGCGTGGTCTATCTGGCGGCCTGCGTCTCACGCGCCATGGGCCCGGCGGCGGGTGATAAAGAGCAGATGTCGCTGTACGACAAAACCCGGGGCCTGCTGGAAAAAGCCGGTTACCAAGTGGTGTTCCCCGACAACCAGGACAGCCTGTGCTGCGGCCAGCCGTTCGCCTCCAAAGGCTATGCCGAACAGGCTGAGCACAAGCGCCAGGAACTGATCGGGGCGCTGCTCCACGCCAGCCGTGGCGGGCTCGACCCGATCTACTGCGACACCAGCCCCTGCACCCTGCGCTTGGTGCAAGACTTGGGCGAAACACGTCTGGACCTCTACGACCCGGTGCGCTTCATCCGCACACACCTGATGGACCGCCTCGACTTCACGCCGCAGGAAGCGCCGATCGCGGTGCACGTCACCTGCAGCACCCAACACCTGGGGGAAAGCCAGGCATTGATCGACCTGGCTCGACGCTGCTCCAACACTGTGGTGATCCCGGAAGGCATCCACTGCTGTGGGTTCGCCGGCGACAAAGGCTTCACCACGCCGGAACTCAACGCCCACTCACTGCGATCGCTCAAGGACGCCGTGCAGTATTGCAGCGAAGGCATCTCCACCAGCCGCACCTGCGAGATCGGCCTGAGCCAGCATGGCGGCATTGATTATCACGGGCTGGTGTACCTCGTGGACCGCGTCACCCAGGCCCGCGTGCATTAA
- the fur gene encoding ferric iron uptake transcriptional regulator, whose translation MVENSELRKAGLKVTLPRVKILQMLDSAEQRHMSAEDVYKALMESNEDVGLATVYRVLTQFEAAGLVVRHNFDGGHAVFELADGGHHDHMVDLDTNEVIEFTSPEIEKLQHQIAEEHGFDLVDHNLVLYIRKKK comes from the coding sequence ATGGTTGAAAATAGCGAACTACGCAAAGCCGGTCTTAAAGTGACTCTGCCACGAGTCAAGATTCTACAAATGCTCGATTCTGCTGAGCAGCGCCACATGAGCGCCGAGGATGTTTACAAGGCGCTGATGGAGTCTAACGAGGACGTTGGCCTGGCCACGGTTTACCGTGTGCTGACCCAGTTTGAAGCCGCAGGGCTGGTGGTTCGTCATAATTTCGACGGCGGTCATGCAGTGTTCGAACTGGCTGACGGTGGTCATCACGACCACATGGTTGACCTGGATACCAATGAGGTTATCGAGTTCACCAGTCCGGAAATCGAGAAGCTCCAGCACCAGATCGCTGAGGAGCATGGATTCGATTTGGTGGACCATAACCTGGTTCTGTATATCCGTAAGAAAAAGTAA
- the smpB gene encoding SsrA-binding protein SmpB, with product MAKQKKHPTGTIAQNKKARHDYFIEHRFEAGLVLAGWEVKSLRASKLQLVDSYVLLKDGEAWLLGSHITPLTTASTHVIADPVRTRKLLLNAREIDKLAAAVQQKGYACICLSWYWSKHLVKCEIALGKGKKEYDKRDTERERDSNRELHRAVRNKGKED from the coding sequence ATGGCTAAACAAAAGAAACACCCCACAGGGACCATCGCGCAAAATAAAAAGGCGCGACACGATTACTTCATCGAACATCGTTTCGAGGCTGGTCTGGTCCTGGCCGGCTGGGAAGTAAAAAGTCTGCGCGCCAGCAAGTTGCAACTGGTCGACAGCTATGTGCTGCTCAAGGATGGCGAGGCATGGCTGCTTGGCAGTCATATCACCCCGCTGACCACCGCGAGCACCCACGTAATTGCCGACCCGGTGCGCACGCGCAAGTTGTTGCTCAACGCCCGCGAAATCGACAAGCTCGCCGCCGCCGTACAGCAGAAAGGCTATGCCTGCATCTGCCTGTCCTGGTATTGGAGCAAGCACCTGGTCAAGTGCGAGATCGCCCTGGGCAAGGGCAAGAAGGAATACGACAAGCGTGATACCGAGCGCGAGCGCGATTCCAACCGGGAACTGCACCGCGCCGTGCGCAATAAGGGCAAGGAAGACTAA
- a CDS encoding integrase domain-containing protein, whose translation MPAQTLRLSDRQLKGVKPASKDYVLTDGDGLQLRVRSNGSLLWNFNYREPVTKNRINMGLGTYPELSLANARKMAVEARELLAQGIDPKVQRDTLSEAKRAETEHTFENVATAWFELKKDSVTPAYAEDIWRSLTLHLFPDLKTTPLSKISAPMVIELLRPIEAKGSLETVKRLSQRLNEIMTYGVNSGLIFANPLSGIRAVFKKPKKQNMAALRPDELSELMIEIANASIKRITRCLIEWQLHTMTRPAEAATTRWADIDFDKRIWTIPSERMKKRRPHTIPLTEQALALLETLMPHSGHREYVFPADRNPRTHANSQTANMALKRMGFQDRLVSHGMRSMASTILNEHGWDPELIEVALAHVDKDEVRSAYNRADYIERRRPMMAWWSEHIQKAATGNLSASAINQTRDHNVVPIR comes from the coding sequence ATGCCTGCTCAAACCCTCCGCCTCTCCGATCGGCAGCTCAAGGGAGTCAAACCCGCGTCCAAGGATTATGTCCTCACCGACGGTGACGGTTTACAGCTCCGTGTACGCAGCAATGGCTCTCTGCTGTGGAATTTCAATTACCGTGAACCGGTGACCAAGAACCGTATCAACATGGGCTTGGGCACCTACCCCGAACTGTCACTGGCGAACGCCCGAAAGATGGCGGTCGAAGCACGCGAGCTGCTCGCCCAAGGCATCGATCCGAAGGTGCAGCGCGATACGCTGAGTGAGGCCAAGCGCGCAGAAACGGAACACACCTTCGAGAACGTGGCCACCGCCTGGTTCGAGCTTAAGAAAGACTCGGTCACGCCGGCCTACGCCGAGGACATTTGGCGGTCGCTCACGCTGCATTTATTTCCAGACCTGAAAACAACTCCGCTTTCAAAAATCAGCGCACCAATGGTCATCGAACTGCTTCGCCCAATCGAGGCCAAAGGCAGCCTCGAGACAGTGAAGCGATTGAGCCAACGACTCAACGAAATCATGACCTATGGGGTCAATTCAGGACTGATCTTTGCGAACCCCCTCAGTGGCATTCGCGCAGTATTCAAGAAACCCAAGAAACAGAACATGGCCGCGCTACGACCCGATGAGCTTTCCGAACTCATGATTGAAATCGCAAACGCCAGCATCAAGCGGATCACCCGCTGCCTGATCGAATGGCAACTGCACACCATGACTCGCCCTGCCGAAGCGGCTACCACTCGATGGGCAGACATCGACTTCGACAAACGCATCTGGACCATCCCGTCGGAGCGCATGAAAAAGCGTCGTCCGCACACCATCCCGCTGACCGAACAGGCACTCGCGTTACTGGAGACGCTAATGCCCCACAGCGGCCATAGGGAATACGTGTTCCCGGCAGATAGAAACCCTCGCACCCACGCCAACAGCCAGACCGCCAACATGGCGTTGAAACGCATGGGCTTCCAGGACCGCTTGGTCAGCCACGGCATGCGCTCCATGGCCAGCACCATCCTGAACGAGCATGGGTGGGATCCGGAGCTGATCGAAGTCGCGCTGGCGCATGTCGACAAGGACGAAGTCCGAAGTGCCTACAACCGAGCGGACTACATAGAACGCCGGCGTCCGATGATGGCTTGGTGGAGCGAGCACATCCAGAAAGCGGCCACTGGCAACCTGTCGGCATCTGCGATCAATCAAACTAGGGACCACAACGTCGTGCCGATACGGTGA